In one Streptomyces sp. T12 genomic region, the following are encoded:
- a CDS encoding CU044_5270 family protein — MDELTRVRAWGTDSNGPSDQARAAARTRLQAAMDEESRSVASRGRELSRRLMFRATLAGLTAAAVGAAIVVARGDEDEDESTPRLSTVSATEVLRRAADRSRTQGSDLPPPRNDQYFYTKTYISRTPVKGGRTRTWTDESWMSVDGSKPSLREEYGKVHHDPPLGEHEVRWPPTVYSKLQKMPTDPDKLLRQFRGVGADSPQADMYAFMEGCMLMMGPRVMPPGLQAAAFEALSKLPRIRLDYDDVDVVGRSAVGVSYPGAGWTFLFDRRTYDYLGLRTKGSVPKKVGKDDWVQTGWYWETRTLQDIQVVDRIGQHA, encoded by the coding sequence ATGGATGAACTGACGAGAGTGCGCGCATGGGGCACCGACAGCAACGGCCCCTCCGACCAGGCCCGCGCCGCCGCCCGCACCCGCCTCCAAGCCGCCATGGACGAGGAGTCCCGCAGCGTCGCCTCCCGCGGCCGTGAACTGAGCCGACGCCTCATGTTCCGTGCCACCCTCGCCGGCCTGACCGCGGCGGCGGTGGGCGCCGCGATCGTCGTGGCACGCGGCGACGAGGACGAGGACGAGAGCACGCCTCGGCTGAGCACGGTCAGCGCGACGGAGGTGCTGCGCAGGGCCGCTGACAGGTCCCGCACCCAGGGCAGCGATCTGCCCCCGCCGCGCAATGACCAGTACTTCTACACCAAGACCTACATCTCGCGGACGCCGGTGAAGGGCGGCAGGACCAGAACCTGGACCGACGAGAGCTGGATGTCGGTGGACGGTTCCAAGCCGTCCCTGCGCGAGGAGTACGGAAAGGTCCACCACGACCCTCCGCTCGGCGAGCACGAGGTGAGATGGCCTCCCACCGTCTACTCCAAGCTCCAGAAGATGCCGACGGACCCCGACAAGCTTCTGCGCCAGTTCCGGGGCGTCGGCGCGGACTCACCCCAGGCCGACATGTATGCGTTCATGGAGGGCTGCATGCTGATGATGGGGCCGCGTGTGATGCCCCCCGGCCTGCAGGCCGCCGCCTTCGAGGCACTGTCCAAGCTGCCCCGGATCCGCCTGGACTACGACGACGTGGACGTCGTGGGCCGGAGTGCCGTCGGCGTCTCGTACCCCGGGGCGGGCTGGACCTTCCTCTTCGACCGCCGGACATACGACTACTTGGGCCTGCGCACCAAGGGCAGCGTGCCGAAGAAGGTGGGCAAGGACGACTGGGTGCAGACCGGCTGGTACTGGGAGACCAGGACCCTGCAGGACATCCAGGTGGTCGACCGCATCGGACAGCACGCCTGA
- a CDS encoding long-chain fatty acid--CoA ligase: MSTPLPSFAPSAAFDDAPGPTLIQPETRRLDGVVREAYVPPFAPEVTHGSLADLPFDNAGAAPDAVVLSRKGENGQWADVTAAEFAEQVQAVAKGLIAEGLMPGDRIAVMARTRYEWTLLDFGAWAAGLVTVPVYPTSSAFQTRWILQDSGAVALVTETAAQAATLGPELDRVPDLRHMWVMEKGHVERLAELGAQQPDGEVGVRRGMLVPDTLATLVYTSGTTGRPKGCALTHGNFFAEVDNAVELLYPIFKARTSEEASVLLFLPMSHVFGRMVAVACIRARVRLGHAPSLKAEHLLPDLAAFRPTCLLTIPYMLEKVFNSARAKAETGGRVSSFDRAASVAERYGEAMEARHAGTGGGPSTALKTARAFYDPLVYRRIRNAMGGRVKYAICGGSPLGRRLAAFFAGAGIEIYEGYGLTETTGASTVTPPLKPRLGTVGWPLPGTRIRIAADGEVLIAGDQVLRGYWDPAAGGVVPAAADGWLATGDIGALDDEGYLTITGRKKELLITAGGKSVAPAPLENWLRSHPLISQCIVLGDRRPYVSALITLDMDGVTHWRRMNGKHPVPAELLVNDDELRAILQRAVDEANKLVSRPESIRRFTILPTDFTEMDGHLTPSMKLRREAVMRDFAAQVEELYAK, from the coding sequence GTGTCCACCCCGCTTCCCTCCTTCGCCCCGTCGGCCGCCTTCGACGACGCTCCCGGACCGACCCTGATCCAGCCCGAGACAAGGCGACTGGACGGCGTCGTACGGGAGGCGTACGTACCGCCGTTCGCGCCGGAGGTGACCCACGGGTCGCTCGCCGACCTGCCCTTCGACAACGCGGGCGCGGCCCCGGACGCGGTGGTCCTCAGCCGTAAGGGCGAGAACGGGCAGTGGGCGGACGTGACGGCGGCCGAGTTCGCCGAGCAGGTGCAGGCGGTGGCCAAGGGGCTCATCGCCGAGGGGCTGATGCCCGGGGACCGGATCGCCGTCATGGCGCGTACGCGCTACGAGTGGACGCTCCTCGACTTCGGCGCCTGGGCGGCCGGCCTCGTCACGGTCCCCGTCTACCCCACGTCCTCCGCCTTCCAGACCCGCTGGATCCTCCAGGACTCGGGCGCGGTGGCCCTGGTCACCGAGACCGCCGCCCAGGCGGCCACCCTCGGCCCCGAACTGGACCGCGTGCCCGACCTGCGCCACATGTGGGTGATGGAGAAGGGGCACGTGGAGCGGCTGGCGGAGCTGGGCGCGCAGCAGCCGGACGGCGAAGTGGGCGTACGGCGCGGAATGCTGGTGCCGGACACGCTGGCGACGCTCGTCTACACCTCGGGCACGACGGGCCGCCCCAAGGGCTGCGCCCTGACGCACGGCAATTTCTTCGCCGAGGTGGACAACGCGGTCGAGCTCCTCTACCCGATCTTCAAGGCGAGGACGAGCGAGGAGGCGTCGGTGCTGCTCTTCCTCCCCATGTCGCACGTCTTCGGCCGCATGGTGGCGGTGGCCTGCATCCGGGCCAGGGTCCGCCTCGGCCACGCCCCGAGCCTCAAGGCGGAGCACCTGCTGCCGGACCTGGCGGCCTTCCGCCCGACCTGTCTGCTGACCATCCCCTACATGCTGGAGAAGGTCTTCAACAGCGCCCGCGCCAAGGCCGAGACGGGCGGCCGCGTGTCCTCCTTCGACCGCGCGGCATCGGTCGCCGAGCGCTACGGCGAGGCGATGGAGGCCCGGCACGCGGGGACGGGCGGCGGCCCGAGCACGGCGCTCAAGACGGCCCGCGCCTTCTACGACCCCCTGGTCTACCGCCGTATCCGCAACGCCATGGGCGGCCGCGTGAAGTACGCGATCTGCGGCGGCTCACCGCTCGGCCGCCGGCTGGCCGCCTTCTTCGCCGGCGCGGGCATCGAGATCTACGAGGGCTACGGCCTGACGGAGACGACGGGCGCGTCGACGGTCACCCCGCCCCTGAAGCCCCGTCTGGGCACGGTGGGCTGGCCCCTGCCCGGCACCCGGATCCGCATCGCCGCGGACGGCGAGGTCCTCATCGCCGGCGACCAGGTGCTGCGCGGCTACTGGGACCCGGCGGCGGGCGGCGTGGTCCCGGCCGCGGCGGACGGCTGGCTGGCCACGGGAGACATCGGCGCCCTGGACGACGAGGGCTACCTCACGATCACCGGCCGCAAGAAGGAACTGCTGATCACGGCGGGCGGCAAGAGCGTGGCCCCGGCACCGCTGGAGAACTGGCTCCGCTCGCACCCGCTGATCTCGCAGTGCATCGTCCTGGGTGACCGCCGCCCCTACGTCTCTGCGCTGATCACCCTGGACATGGATGGCGTCACCCACTGGCGCCGGATGAACGGCAAGCACCCCGTCCCGGCCGAACTCCTCGTGAACGACGACGAGTTGAGGGCGATCCTGCAGCGCGCGGTGGACGAGGCCAACAAACTGGTCTCCCGCCCCGAGTCCATCCGCCGCTTCACCATCCTGCCGACCGACTTCACCGAGATGGACGGCCATCTGACGCCGTCGATGAAGCTGCGGCGGGAGGCGGTCATGCGGGACTTCGCGGCGCAGGTGGAGGAGTTGTACGCCAAGTAG
- a CDS encoding RNA polymerase sigma factor yields the protein MAAGASGSSDGSVIERSWEAPDAFAVIFDRYADDIHRYIARRLGSDTADDLMAETFVIAFQRRRRYDLSHAHARPWLYGIATNLIGRHRREEARRLRALSRMAALPPGREDSGPEDAVTERLGAAGTDGTLAGALAELPARYRDVLLVIAWGELDYEEAAQALGVPVGTVRSRLHRARTRLRRALGRPARTTSTASRKETDHG from the coding sequence ATGGCGGCAGGCGCGAGCGGCAGCTCCGACGGCTCGGTCATCGAACGGTCCTGGGAAGCGCCCGACGCGTTCGCCGTGATCTTCGACCGCTACGCCGACGACATCCACCGCTACATCGCACGCCGCCTGGGCTCCGACACCGCCGACGACCTGATGGCGGAGACGTTCGTGATCGCGTTTCAGCGCCGTCGGCGCTACGACCTGTCACACGCGCACGCCCGGCCCTGGCTGTACGGCATAGCCACCAACCTGATCGGCCGTCACCGCAGGGAGGAGGCCCGTCGGCTGCGGGCACTGTCGCGGATGGCGGCCTTGCCTCCGGGCCGCGAAGACAGCGGTCCCGAGGACGCGGTCACCGAGAGGCTCGGTGCCGCAGGGACGGACGGCACCTTGGCCGGCGCTCTCGCCGAACTGCCCGCCCGGTACCGGGACGTGCTGCTGGTCATCGCCTGGGGAGAGCTCGACTACGAGGAAGCCGCGCAGGCCTTGGGCGTACCCGTCGGCACGGTGCGCTCCCGCCTGCACAGAGCCCGCACCAGGCTGCGGCGGGCACTCGGCAGACCGGCTCGCACCACCTCGACCGCATCTCGGAAGGAGACCGACCATGGATGA